A genomic window from Vitis riparia cultivar Riparia Gloire de Montpellier isolate 1030 chromosome 18, EGFV_Vit.rip_1.0, whole genome shotgun sequence includes:
- the LOC117907686 gene encoding uncharacterized protein LOC117907686 yields MGSLGEEELVQMVRDFIESESPSPFSLPSSPSNSVNHDNSTTLTLQEILWRATGDEVEVLDKILMYVSSVGNAGDAATNLQKWVVMRLKMDGFEASLCKTSRRTATGGFQFAGGYEYIEVMLKAAVNGVKATRLIVDMDFRSQFELARPTPTYTDLINTLPSIFVGNEEKLNKIISLLCAAAKQSLKERGLHIPPWRKANHMQSKWLSENCKKVPIFPAPKSNTEVGGMDKWESKAPQCSSKFSKWVPPVVKPRTRGMDGGGSALSSQFSNMGINCC; encoded by the exons ATGGGTAGCTTAGGAGAGGAAGAGCTGGTTCAGATGGTCAGAGACTTCATTGAATCAGAATCACCCTCACCCTTTTCCCTTCCCTCTTCTCCCTCCAACTCTGTAAATCATGACAACTCAACAACTCTCACTTTACAG GAGATTCTTTGGAGGGCCACAGGCGATGAGGTTGAAGTTCTTGATAAAATCTTGATGTATGTGAGCAGTGTGGGAAATGCGGGGGATGCTGCTACCAATCTGCAGAAGTGGGTGGTCATGAGATTGAAAATGGATGGTTTTGAAGCTTCCCTTTGTAAAACTTCACGGAGGACTGCCACTGGAG GTTTTCAATTTGCAGGTGGGTATGAGTATATTGAAGTAATGTTAAAGGCCGCCGTTAATGGTGTCAAAGCAACAAGGTTGATAGTTGATATGGACTTCAGGTCTCAGTTTGAGTTGGCTAGGCCTACACCAACATACACAGACCTCATCAACACACTCCCGTCCATCTTTGTTGGGAACGAAGAGAAGCTCAACAAGATAATCTCTCTCCTATGCGCAGCTGCAAAACAATCACTGAAAGAGAGGGGCCTCCACATCCCACCATGGAGAAAAGCCAACCACATGCAATCAAAGTGGCTCTCTGAAAATTGCAAGAAGGTCCCCATATTCCCTGCACCCAAATCCAACACAGAAGTTGGTGGCATGGACAAATGGGAATCCAAAGCCCCACAGTGCTCCTCCAAATTTAGCAAATGGGTACCTCCAGTTGTGAAGCCTAGGACAAGGGGCATGGATGGGGGTGGGTCTGCTTTGtctagtcaattctctaacatgGGTATCAACTGCTGCTAG
- the LOC117905436 gene encoding probable LRR receptor-like serine/threonine-protein kinase At3g47570 — translation MEKLRYLKYLNLSLNMLSGKVPTGGPFGNFTDRSFVGNGELCGVSKLKLRACPTDSGPKSRKVTFWLKYVGLPIASVVVLVAFLIIIIKRRGKKKQEAPSWVQFSDGVAPRLIPYHELLSATNNFCETNLLGVGSFGSVYKGTLSDNTIAAVKVLDLQVEGALKSFDAECEVLRNVRHRNLVKIISSCSNLDFRALVLQYMPNGSLERMLYSYNYFLDLPQRLNIMIDVATAVEYLHHGYSETVVHCDLKPSNVLLDEEMVAHVNDFGIAKIFAKYKSMTQTATAGTMGYIAPEYGSEGRVSTKGDVYSYGIMLMETFTRKKPTHEMFVGGLSLRQWVDSSFPDPIMEVVDANLVARDQNNSNGNLQTCLLSIMGLGLQCSLDSPEQRLDMKEVVVRLSKIRQQYISQM, via the exons ATGGAGAAGCTTCGCTATCTCAAATATCTGAATCTTTCTCTCAACATGCTAAGTGGCAAAGTTCCAACTGGAGGCCCCTTTGGAAACTTCACTGATCGATCTTTCGTGGGAAACGGTGAACTGTGTGGTGTTTCGAAACTCAAACTCCGAGCTTGCCCAACAGATTCTGGCCCGAAATCTAGGAAGGTAACATTTTGGCTCAAATATGTCGGCCTTCCCATTGCTTCAGTAGTAGTATTGGTTGCTTTCCTGATTATCATTATAAAGCGTCGAGGGAAGAAGAAGCAGGAAGCCCCCTCTTGGGTTCAATTCTCAGACGGTGTAGCGCCCAGATTGATTCCATATCATGAGCTCCTTTCTGCTACCAACAACTTTTGTGAAACAAACCTGCTTGGAGTTGGGAGTTTTGGGTCTGTATACAAAGGAACTCTCTCAGACAATACAATTGCTGCCGTGAAAGTTTTGGATTTGCAGGTGGAGGGGGCATTGAAATCTTTCGACGCGGAATGTGAAGTTCTGAGGAATGTTAGACATAGAAATCTCGTAAAAATCATAAGCTCTTGCAGTAATCTTGATTTTAGAGCTTTGGTTCTTCAGTACATGCCTAATGGGAGCCTAGAGAGGATGCTGTATTCTTACAACTACTTCTTAGATCTCCCCCAGAGGCTCAACATCATGATAGACGTGGCAACAGCAGTTGAGTATCTTCACCATGGTTATTCAGAGACTGTAGTGCACTGCGATTTGAAGCCAAGCAATGTCCTTCTCGACGAAGAAATGGTCGCACATGTGAATGACTTTGGCATCGCAAAAATTTTCGCCAAATACAAATCCATGACACAAACAGCAACCGCGGGCACAATGGGCTACATTGCACCAG AGTATGGTTCTGAAGGAAGAGTGTCAACTAAGGGAGATGTCTATAGCTACGGTATCATGCTGATGGAAACATTCACCAGAAAGAAACCAACTCATGAAATGTTTGTAGGAGGATTAAGCTTGAGGCAATGGGTGGATTCTTCTTTTCCTGATCCGATAATGGAGGTTGTCGATGCTAATCTGGTGGCACGAGACCAAAATAACTCAAATGGGAATCTCCAAACTTGTCTCCTTTCCATAATGGGTTTGGGCTTGCAGTGTTCCTTGGATTCACCGGAGCAAAGGCTCGATATGAAAGAAGTTGTGGTTAGACTATCAAAGATCAGACAACAATATATCAGCCAGATGTAA
- the LOC117905437 gene encoding LRR receptor-like serine/threonine-protein kinase FLS2 — translation MGNDFVITILVRLLLAHGFMTMSWSVICSSATNLTDQEALLAFKSQITFKSDDPLVSNWTTEASFCSWVGVSCSSHRQRVTALNLSFMGFQGTISPYIGNLSFLTVLDLSNNSIHGQLPETVGHLRRLRVINLRSNNLEEKIPSSLSQCRRLQWLLLRSNRFQGNIPKEIAHLSHLEELDLSENYLTGTIPSTIFNMSTLKYIDLVVNNLSGGIPTTICHKLPDLEVLCLSVNPLGGPFPASLCNCTSIRRISFNRNGFIGSIPADIGCLSKLEGLRLAMNRLTGTIPLSLGNLSRLEILDFMYNYLDGGIPQQVAQLSRMRRLRIAYNNLSGGIPEAIFNLTSAYAISFMGNRLSGSIPELTSLGLPKLNELNLRDNRLNGKIPNSISNASRLTLLELSNNLLNGPVPMSLGSLRFLRTLNLQRNQLSNDPSERELHFLSSLTGCRDLINLIIGKNPINGVLPKSIGNLSSSLELFSADASQIKGSLPITIGNLSNLLALELAGNDLIGTLPSSLGSLSRLQRLRLFINKIEGPIPDELCNLRYLGELLLHENKLSGPIPTCIGNLSTMQVISLSSNALKSIPPGMWNLNNLWFLNLSLNSITGYLPPQIENLKMAETFDLSKNQLSGSIPGQISNLKMLRRSTCLTMHSKVVFLMVSVSWLA, via the coding sequence ATGGGGAATGATTTTGTGATTACCATTCTTGTCAGGCTGCTGCTAGCACATGGTTTTATGACCATGTCATGGTCTGTGATTTGTTCCAGCGCCACAAACCTTACTGATCAAGAAGCTTTGCTCGCCTTTAAATCCCAGATCACCTTCAAATCCGATGACCCATTGGTTAGTAACTGGACCACCGAGGCCTCCTTCTGTAGCTGGGTTGGGGTCTCTTGCAGTTCTCATCGGCAAAGAGTCACTGCCTTGAATCTTTCTTTCATGGGTTTTCAAGGCACTATATCACCATACATCGGGAACCTCTCCTTTCTCACAGTTCTGGACCTCAGCAACAACAGTATTCATGGTCAGCTTCCAGAGACTGTAGGTCATCTTCGCCGTTTAAGAGTCATCAACTTGAGATCCAACAACCTGGAGGAGAAAATTCCATCAAGCTTGTCACAGTGTCGAAGGCTTCAATGGCTGCTCCTCCGCTCAAACCGATTCCAAGGGAACATCCCCAAGGAGATAGCCCATCTCTCCCATCTGGAAGAACTAGACTTAAGTGAGAACTATCTAACAGGTACAATTCCGTCAACTATATTCAACATGTCCACCCTCAAATATATTGATCTCGTAGTAAACAACCTCTCTGGCGGCATCCCCACAACTATTTGTCACAAACTTCCAGACCTTGAAGTGTTGTGTCTATCTGTCAATCCACTAGGCGGTCCATTTCCAGCCAGTTTATGCAATTGTACTAGTATTCGGAGAATCTCCTTTAACAGAAACGGCTTCATTGGAAGCATACCAGCAGACATAGGATGCTTATCCAAACTAGAGGGTCTGCGTTTAGCAATGAACAGACTAACAGGCACCATTCCACTGTCCTTAGGTAATCTTTCCAGGTTGGAAATCCTTGATTTCATGTATAACTATTTGGACGGTGGGATCCCTCAACAAGTAGCACAGCTATCTAGGATGAGAAGACTTCGAATCGCCTATAACAATCTTTCTGGTGGGATACCTGAAGCAATCTTCAATCTTACATCAGCTTATGCAATTAGTTTCATGGGTAATCGCCTATCAGGAAGCATTCCAGAGCTGACCAGCCTTGGCCTTCCAAAGCTTAATGAGCTCAACCTGCGAGACAATCGACTCAATGGTAAAATCCCAAATTCTATCTCGAATGCTTCGAGGCTCACTTTATTAGAGCTATCAAACAATCTCTTAAATGGCCCAGTTCCCATGAGTTTGGGCAGTTTACGATTCCTTCGGACGCTCAATTTGCAGCGAAATCAACTCAGCAACGACCCATCTGAGAGGGAACtccatttcttatcatctttgACAGGGTGTAGAGATTTGATAAATTTGATTATTGGGAAGAATCCCATAAATGGAGTACTACCAAAATCTATTGGAAATCTATCGAGCTCACTAGAACTCTTCAGTGCAGATGCATCCCAGATCAAAGGCAGCCTTCCAATCACAATCGGTAACTTGAGCAACTTGCTGGCACTCGAACTAGCTGGCAATGACTTGATTGGGACCTTGCCATCTTCTCTTGGAAGCTTAAGTCGACTTCAGAGATTGCGTCTTTTCATCAACAAAATAGAAGGACCAATTCCCGATGAACTCTGTAACTTAAGATATTTGGGAGAACTGCTTTTGCATGAGAATAAGCTCTCAGGTCCAATACCAACCTGCATAGGGAATCTCAGTACAATGCAAGTAATCTCCCTATCTTCTAATGCGCTGAAATCAATACCTCCGGGCATGTGGAACCTCAACAATCTTTGGTTTCTCAATCTGTCCCTTAATTCTATAACTGGGTATCTTCCTCCACAGATTGAAAATCTGAAGATGGCAGAAACATTTGATCTATCCAAGAACCAACTATCTGGAAGCATTCCCGGCCAAATATCAAATCTGAAGATGTTAAGGCGCTCAACTTGTCTGACAATGCATTCCAAGGTAGTATTCCTGATGGTATCAGTGAGTTGGCTAGCTTAG